One genomic window of Halobellus limi includes the following:
- a CDS encoding type II toxin-antitoxin system RelE family toxin, with amino-acid sequence MSDDGWTWELSSTAEDDLDGLSPADQDRILDKLDEIVSSPWRDPPDYGEPLQNGPYKKIRVGEFRLSVSFRQDDGRLVVARIKRRGGAYTADD; translated from the coding sequence ATGAGTGACGACGGGTGGACGTGGGAACTCTCCTCGACCGCCGAAGACGACCTCGACGGACTGTCCCCCGCCGACCAAGACCGGATACTCGACAAGCTCGATGAAATCGTCTCCTCGCCGTGGCGCGACCCGCCGGACTACGGTGAGCCGCTCCAGAACGGCCCGTACAAGAAGATACGCGTCGGGGAGTTCCGGCTCTCAGTGAGCTTCCGGCAGGACGACGGGCGGCTCGTCGTCGCACGTATCAAGCGTCGGGGCGGCGCGTACACCGCTGACGACTGA
- a CDS encoding ribbon-helix-helix domain-containing protein, whose protein sequence is MSEAATDDDGGDDIATVNFKLTESFLEQIDDTWQGRGFNSRSEFIRYTLRDAVEFPTFDRDELVALLEAEEDIREGRTTSAEEARERFGTSDE, encoded by the coding sequence ATGTCCGAAGCGGCTACGGACGACGACGGCGGGGACGATATCGCCACGGTGAATTTCAAACTCACCGAGTCGTTCCTCGAACAGATAGACGATACGTGGCAGGGACGCGGGTTCAACAGCCGAAGCGAGTTCATCCGGTACACGCTTCGGGACGCCGTCGAGTTCCCGACGTTCGACCGCGACGAACTCGTCGCCCTGCTCGAAGCCGAGGAGGACATCCGCGAGGGACGAACGACGAGCGCCGAGGAAGCCCGCGAGCGGTTCGGCACGAGCGATGAGTGA
- a CDS encoding DUF7114 family protein produces MDDAVRVRDAAQEAVEDVEPDRLREVLFERLSDAPMTPAVLALLSARAPETGVDTDADGLAERAAGVQLIYEGLRLTRTLAHEEPWTRIADGDATGDIAADLDVLAADVFVSRGFYLLARTDAAGRAVDVVRAFGRDQTLRRGEGADVDSLDRNLESDVFALAVVAGTTAVGATPSPALLEYAAELGRDCDADGELQPADAAFSEATAERLASLSAVGSGSDDRVPSSATDS; encoded by the coding sequence ATGGACGACGCCGTGCGGGTCCGCGACGCCGCGCAGGAGGCGGTCGAAGACGTCGAACCCGACCGGCTCCGGGAGGTACTGTTCGAGCGCCTCTCCGACGCGCCGATGACGCCGGCCGTGTTGGCGCTTCTGAGCGCTCGCGCACCCGAAACCGGAGTTGACACCGATGCCGACGGCCTCGCAGAGCGTGCTGCCGGCGTACAGTTGATCTACGAGGGCCTTCGGCTCACTCGCACGCTGGCCCACGAGGAACCCTGGACGCGCATTGCCGACGGCGACGCTACCGGCGACATCGCCGCCGACCTCGACGTCCTCGCCGCCGACGTGTTCGTCTCGCGCGGTTTCTACCTGCTCGCGCGGACCGACGCCGCCGGGCGAGCGGTCGACGTCGTCCGCGCCTTCGGACGGGACCAGACGCTCAGACGCGGCGAGGGTGCCGACGTCGACTCCCTCGATCGGAACCTCGAATCCGACGTCTTCGCGCTCGCCGTCGTCGCGGGGACGACCGCCGTCGGCGCGACGCCCTCGCCCGCCCTGCTGGAGTACGCGGCCGAACTGGGCCGCGACTGCGACGCCGACGGGGAGCTACAGCCCGCGGATGCGGCGTTCTCGGAGGCGACCGCCGAGCGCCTCGCGTCGCTGTCGGCCGTCGGAAGCGGCTCTGACGACAGAGTGCCGTCGTCGGCGACGGACTCGTGA
- a CDS encoding riboflavin synthase — protein sequence MFTGIVETTGKVVETSDDEGGRRLRIEVGGHGSAADATSEGREDAPDAGGAGDPEAGVAYDDLHHGQSIAVNGVCLTVEAFRTDPVPEFEVFLASETVEKTYLGAVEAGDRVNLERALAADGRFDGHLVQGHVDTTTEVTEIERVGDDWFFEFALPPAVKQYVVGKGSVTLDGISLTVADRGTDRFTVAIIPTTYDLTTLSEKDVGDPVHLEVDVVAKYVEQMVAGYRDAIEQG from the coding sequence ATGTTCACCGGAATCGTCGAGACGACGGGGAAGGTCGTCGAGACGAGTGACGACGAGGGGGGCCGGCGGCTCCGCATCGAGGTCGGCGGACACGGGTCCGCGGCGGACGCCACCTCCGAGGGGAGAGAGGATGCACCCGACGCCGGCGGTGCCGGCGACCCAGAGGCGGGAGTCGCCTACGACGACCTCCACCACGGCCAGTCGATCGCCGTCAACGGCGTCTGTCTGACCGTCGAGGCGTTCCGAACCGACCCGGTCCCGGAGTTCGAGGTGTTCCTCGCGAGCGAGACCGTCGAGAAGACCTACCTCGGAGCGGTCGAGGCGGGCGATCGGGTGAACCTCGAACGCGCGCTCGCCGCGGACGGCCGGTTCGACGGTCATCTCGTGCAGGGGCACGTGGACACCACGACCGAGGTGACGGAGATCGAGCGCGTCGGCGACGACTGGTTCTTCGAGTTCGCGCTGCCGCCGGCGGTGAAGCAGTACGTCGTCGGAAAGGGGTCGGTCACGCTCGACGGCATCAGCCTCACCGTCGCCGACCGCGGGACGGATCGCTTCACCGTCGCGATCATCCCGACGACGTACGACCTGACGACGCTCTCGGAGAAAGACGTGGGCGACCCGGTGCACCTCGAGGTCGACGTCGTCGCGAAGTACGTCGAGCAGATGGTCGCCGGCTACCGCGACGCGATCGAGCAGGGCTAG
- a CDS encoding PrsW family intramembrane metalloprotease, which produces MRDRKDPIEEAAGDSMDLYDVATWDVRTPLDKVSALIWRVVAGSARLAVVGFAFLLLLGIGGLAALTDPQIGLLTLLSAIPAIGLAAYVYSTDVTSSEPLSLLVATFLLGVLTANFAAVLNTVLRPYFQVLGFLGTAAFFYVVVGPVEEVVKLLAVRLYAYTDDRFDAVLDGTVYGAMAGLGFAVIENALYITRQLPDQGLDMGLGLIGVGGGITAIRALAGPGHVIYSAIAGYYLGLAKFNPGKRGPIVVKGILLAAFVHATYNTTVGIGSALIGAVTGLSGLAPFLVYVVLYDGVFGLFLLRKIQKYRDSYREAHAPPATESDFDSELTEFE; this is translated from the coding sequence ATGCGGGACAGAAAGGATCCGATCGAAGAGGCTGCAGGGGACTCGATGGACCTCTACGACGTGGCGACCTGGGACGTGCGCACCCCGCTCGACAAGGTGTCGGCGCTCATCTGGCGCGTCGTCGCCGGGTCCGCCCGACTCGCCGTGGTCGGCTTCGCCTTCCTCTTGCTCCTCGGTATCGGCGGCCTCGCGGCGCTGACTGACCCGCAGATCGGGTTGCTCACGCTTCTCTCTGCGATCCCGGCGATCGGGCTGGCCGCGTACGTCTACTCGACGGACGTGACCTCCAGCGAACCGCTCTCGCTTCTCGTCGCGACGTTCCTCCTCGGGGTGCTGACGGCGAACTTCGCGGCCGTTCTCAACACCGTGCTGCGCCCGTACTTCCAGGTGCTCGGGTTTCTCGGAACGGCGGCGTTCTTCTACGTCGTCGTCGGCCCGGTCGAGGAGGTGGTGAAGCTGCTGGCGGTTCGGCTCTACGCCTACACCGACGACCGGTTCGACGCCGTCCTCGACGGGACGGTCTACGGCGCGATGGCCGGCCTCGGCTTCGCCGTCATCGAGAACGCGCTCTACATCACCCGACAGCTCCCGGACCAGGGGCTCGATATGGGACTCGGGCTCATCGGCGTCGGCGGCGGCATCACCGCGATCAGGGCGCTCGCCGGTCCGGGACACGTGATCTACTCAGCCATCGCGGGTTACTACCTCGGCCTCGCGAAGTTCAATCCGGGCAAACGCGGCCCGATCGTCGTGAAGGGCATTCTGCTCGCCGCGTTCGTCCACGCGACGTACAACACCACCGTCGGGATCGGCTCGGCGCTCATCGGCGCCGTGACCGGGCTCTCGGGGCTCGCGCCGTTCCTCGTCTACGTCGTGCTCTACGACGGCGTCTTCGGGCTCTTCCTGCTCCGGAAGATCCAGAAGTACCGCGACAGCTACCGCGAGGCCCACGCGCCGCCCGCGACCGAATCGGACTTCGACTCGGAACTGACCGAGTTCGAGTGA
- a CDS encoding DUF7532 family protein: MHFDQRTQAALREVGLTREEVREASELVSTAVDRDAETLREFFERDVVYSDMELAHSASGINEHAVEYLDLFTHGSDLRGYLRFDTWGVPVEGGRVLSSDVVELSLGPTVHDRVRFAHDEDALR, encoded by the coding sequence ATGCACTTCGATCAACGTACGCAGGCCGCCCTCCGGGAGGTCGGCCTCACCCGCGAGGAGGTCCGGGAGGCCTCCGAACTCGTCTCGACGGCCGTCGACCGCGACGCCGAGACCCTCCGGGAGTTCTTCGAGCGCGACGTCGTCTACTCGGACATGGAGCTGGCGCACAGCGCGAGCGGGATCAACGAGCACGCCGTGGAGTACCTCGACCTGTTCACCCACGGCAGCGACCTCCGGGGGTACCTCCGGTTCGATACGTGGGGCGTCCCGGTCGAGGGCGGGCGCGTCCTCTCGTCGGACGTCGTCGAACTGTCGCTCGGTCCGACCGTCCACGACCGGGTGCGGTTCGCCCACGACGAGGACGCGCTGCGATGA
- a CDS encoding DUF402 domain-containing protein, whose amino-acid sequence MSREDGDGRSTADEPASASPRVRVRGIYATAVTWVLLDAGAEVVQASEPIRERFDAEFGEGSHDVTVATTGDRQGVGVDGDPDAVATVGAELRDVGRDTFAWEDPTPPGAVFEATVSETLGSGAVCDLGESEGFLPYGESDTHLETGDDVRVQVRESAPPWADRRARLGTEIRADAGLATLVRGRDGVAVDTRDDAAGRELAGMTDLLSVDVPDGWGIEWSHAATRAEMSALEAALEQAVGRAEDLAAAVDEAGIDGESGSTAERPATLATPSTGLWLWFGRETRFALDAARREVTTTMPGHHRTKAGSEAASAGVDLAEALWGADGAGGVADGAAESEDGSDGPDFPFDVVTRQFGPVEGDTVEIRHGKPDGRAFSLGSGEVTDRDVDGSLDVTRTLSGSGTYDGLGTRREAGDTALTKFREGRWWYPTVYRSAEGEHRGTYVNVCTPVECFPDEVRYVDLHVDVVKRPDGTVERVDDDELDAAVEAGAVPEGVAEKARAVAASLERALSE is encoded by the coding sequence ATGAGCCGGGAGGACGGCGACGGGCGGTCGACGGCGGATGAACCCGCGAGCGCGTCGCCCCGCGTCCGGGTCAGGGGGATCTACGCGACGGCCGTGACGTGGGTCCTCCTCGACGCGGGCGCCGAGGTCGTGCAGGCCTCCGAACCGATCCGGGAGCGATTCGACGCCGAGTTCGGCGAGGGATCGCACGACGTCACGGTCGCGACGACGGGCGACCGCCAGGGCGTCGGCGTCGACGGCGACCCCGACGCCGTCGCGACCGTCGGCGCGGAACTCCGAGACGTCGGCCGCGACACCTTCGCGTGGGAGGATCCGACCCCGCCGGGCGCGGTGTTCGAGGCGACCGTGAGCGAGACGCTCGGCTCCGGTGCGGTCTGCGATCTCGGGGAGAGCGAGGGGTTTCTCCCCTACGGCGAGTCCGACACGCATCTCGAAACGGGCGACGACGTCAGGGTGCAGGTCAGAGAGAGCGCGCCGCCGTGGGCCGACCGGCGGGCGCGACTCGGCACCGAGATCCGCGCGGACGCCGGACTCGCGACCCTGGTGCGCGGCCGCGACGGCGTCGCGGTCGACACCCGAGACGACGCCGCCGGGCGCGAACTCGCGGGGATGACGGACCTGCTCTCGGTCGACGTCCCCGACGGGTGGGGCATCGAGTGGTCCCACGCGGCGACCCGGGCCGAGATGAGCGCGCTGGAGGCGGCGCTCGAACAGGCCGTCGGACGCGCCGAGGATCTCGCCGCGGCCGTGGACGAGGCGGGGATCGACGGCGAAAGCGGATCGACCGCAGAGCGCCCGGCCACGCTCGCGACGCCCTCGACCGGGCTGTGGCTGTGGTTCGGCCGCGAGACCCGGTTCGCGCTCGACGCCGCTCGACGCGAGGTGACGACGACGATGCCCGGGCACCACCGGACGAAGGCCGGAAGCGAGGCCGCCAGCGCCGGCGTCGACCTCGCGGAGGCGCTCTGGGGGGCGGACGGGGCCGGCGGCGTCGCCGACGGTGCCGCGGAGTCCGAGGACGGGAGCGACGGCCCCGACTTCCCGTTCGACGTCGTGACGCGGCAGTTCGGCCCCGTCGAGGGCGACACCGTCGAGATCAGACACGGGAAGCCCGACGGCCGCGCGTTCTCGCTGGGCAGCGGCGAGGTGACCGACCGGGACGTCGACGGCTCGCTGGACGTGACGCGGACGCTCTCGGGCAGCGGCACCTACGACGGACTGGGGACCCGGCGGGAGGCCGGCGACACCGCCCTCACGAAGTTCCGCGAGGGCCGTTGGTGGTACCCGACCGTCTACCGGAGCGCCGAGGGCGAGCACCGCGGGACCTACGTCAACGTCTGTACGCCCGTCGAGTGCTTCCCCGACGAGGTCCGGTACGTCGACCTCCACGTCGACGTCGTGAAACGTCCCGACGGGACGGTCGAGCGCGTCGACGACGACGAACTCGACGCGGCGGTCGAGGCGGGGGCCGTCCCCGAAGGCGTCGCGGAGAAGGCGCGAGCGGTGGCCGCGAGTCTCGAACGCGCGCTGTCCGAATAA
- a CDS encoding translation initiation factor IF-2 subunit gamma: MTQQTQQPEVNIGLVGHVDHGKTTLVQALSGSWTDQHSEEMKRGISIRLGYADATFRKLPDVDPPECYTVEETGPDGEETEVLRTVSFVDAPGHETLMATMLSGAAIMDGAVLVVSATEDVPQAQTEEHLMALDIIGIDNIVIAQNKIDLVDRERAVESYEQIEEFVEGTVAEDAPIVPVSAQQEVNIDLLIDAIEREIPTPERDESESPRLFAARSFDINRPGTTWEDLKGGVVGGSVVQGKLATGEELELRPGREVEEGGSSEWEPITTEIRSLQAGGQSVEEVRPGGLCGIGTGLDPSLTKGDALAGQVAGEPGTLPPTREEFTMDVELLDRIVGEDEGAVEEISTGEPLMLTVGTATTVGAVTSARTGEAEVSLKRPVCAESGAKIAINRRVGARWRLIGIGTLQ, encoded by the coding sequence GTGACACAACAAACACAACAACCGGAGGTGAACATCGGACTCGTCGGGCACGTCGACCACGGGAAGACGACGCTCGTGCAGGCGCTGTCCGGATCGTGGACGGATCAGCACTCCGAGGAGATGAAGCGCGGAATCTCCATCCGCCTCGGATACGCCGACGCCACGTTCCGGAAACTCCCCGACGTCGACCCGCCGGAGTGCTACACGGTCGAGGAGACCGGACCGGACGGCGAGGAGACCGAGGTGCTGCGGACGGTGTCGTTCGTCGACGCCCCGGGCCACGAGACGCTGATGGCGACGATGCTGTCGGGCGCGGCCATCATGGACGGCGCGGTCCTCGTCGTGAGCGCGACCGAGGACGTCCCGCAGGCCCAGACCGAAGAGCACCTGATGGCGCTGGACATCATCGGCATCGACAACATCGTCATCGCACAGAACAAGATCGACCTGGTCGACCGCGAGCGCGCGGTCGAGTCCTACGAACAGATCGAGGAGTTCGTCGAGGGCACCGTCGCCGAGGACGCGCCGATCGTCCCCGTCAGCGCCCAGCAGGAGGTCAACATCGACCTCCTGATCGACGCCATCGAGCGTGAGATCCCGACGCCAGAGCGCGACGAGAGCGAGTCGCCGCGGCTGTTCGCGGCGCGCTCGTTCGACATCAACCGCCCGGGGACGACCTGGGAGGACCTCAAGGGCGGCGTCGTCGGCGGGTCCGTCGTTCAGGGCAAACTCGCCACCGGCGAGGAACTGGAACTCCGCCCCGGCCGCGAGGTCGAGGAGGGCGGCTCCTCGGAGTGGGAGCCGATCACGACGGAGATCCGATCGCTGCAGGCCGGCGGCCAGTCGGTCGAGGAGGTCCGACCCGGCGGCCTCTGCGGGATCGGCACGGGCCTCGATCCGAGCCTCACGAAGGGCGACGCGCTGGCCGGGCAGGTCGCGGGCGAACCCGGAACGCTCCCGCCGACGCGCGAGGAGTTCACGATGGACGTCGAACTCCTCGACCGGATCGTCGGCGAGGACGAGGGCGCAGTGGAGGAGATCTCGACCGGCGAACCGCTGATGCTCACCGTCGGGACCGCGACGACCGTCGGCGCGGTCACGAGCGCCCGGACCGGCGAGGCCGAGGTGTCGCTGAAGCGACCGGTCTGCGCCGAGTCGGGCGCGAAGATCGCCATCAACCGCCGGGTCGGCGCGCGGTGGCGACTCATCGGCATCGGGACGCTGCAGTGA
- a CDS encoding PIN domain-containing protein: MTTVILDTNALMMPVELDVRVFEELDRLVGADADLVTPRAVVEELEKLAEGGSGVEATAASVGRDLVSRCRVVETGVSYADDAVIELAETEGGYVLTNDRPLRDRLLERGVRVIGLRGRNALEITEP; this comes from the coding sequence ATGACGACCGTGATACTCGACACGAACGCGCTGATGATGCCGGTCGAACTCGACGTGCGGGTCTTCGAGGAACTCGACCGCCTCGTCGGCGCCGACGCCGACCTGGTCACCCCGCGCGCCGTCGTCGAGGAACTGGAGAAGCTCGCGGAGGGGGGCAGCGGCGTCGAGGCGACCGCCGCGAGCGTGGGCCGGGACCTCGTCTCGCGGTGTCGCGTCGTCGAGACCGGCGTCTCCTACGCCGACGACGCCGTGATCGAACTCGCAGAAACCGAGGGCGGGTACGTCCTCACCAACGACAGGCCGCTCCGCGACCGGTTGCTCGAACGCGGCGTTCGCGTAATCGGTTTAAGGGGGCGAAACGCATTGGAGATAACAGAACCATAA
- a CDS encoding DNA-directed RNA polymerase yields MYKRVRLKDTVEVPPKHLADVTPQRVKRLLQDKLEGRMDEDVGSVVSVVDVHDIGEGTVLPGRAGVYYEAEFDAITFDPSMQEVVDGEVVEVVEFGAFVGIGPVDGLLHVSQISDEYLAYDGENQQLASTESNRTLSVGDSVRVRVVTKSIDERNPRDSKIGLTAKQPGLGKHGWLEADRQANTATTGAEGE; encoded by the coding sequence ATGTACAAACGGGTACGACTCAAGGACACAGTCGAGGTACCGCCGAAGCACCTCGCGGACGTGACGCCGCAGCGGGTCAAGCGGCTCCTGCAGGACAAACTGGAAGGACGGATGGACGAGGACGTCGGCAGCGTCGTCAGCGTCGTCGACGTCCACGACATCGGCGAGGGGACGGTGCTCCCCGGCCGCGCCGGCGTCTACTACGAGGCGGAGTTCGACGCGATCACGTTCGACCCCTCGATGCAGGAGGTCGTCGACGGCGAGGTCGTCGAGGTCGTCGAGTTCGGCGCGTTCGTCGGCATCGGGCCGGTCGACGGGCTGCTGCACGTCTCGCAGATCTCCGACGAGTACCTCGCCTACGACGGCGAGAACCAGCAGCTCGCGTCGACGGAGTCGAACCGGACGCTGAGCGTCGGCGACTCCGTCCGCGTGCGCGTCGTGACGAAGAGCATCGACGAGCGCAACCCGCGCGACTCGAAGATCGGTCTCACCGCCAAACAGCCCGGGCTCGGCAAGCACGGCTGGCTGGAGGCCGACCGCCAGGCGAACACCGCGACGACCGGGGCGGAGGGCGAGTAG
- the spt4 gene encoding transcription elongation factor subunit Spt4: protein MAESRLACRECHYINHGDAQACENCGSSSLTEDWAGYVVITHPEQSEIADEMNVNEPGGYALKVR, encoded by the coding sequence ATGGCCGAGTCCCGTCTCGCCTGCCGGGAGTGTCACTACATCAACCACGGCGACGCGCAGGCGTGTGAGAACTGCGGCTCCAGCAGTCTCACCGAGGACTGGGCGGGCTACGTCGTCATCACGCACCCCGAGCAGTCGGAGATCGCCGACGAGATGAACGTCAACGAGCCGGGCGGCTACGCGCTGAAGGTCCGCTGA
- a CDS encoding GTP-dependent dephospho-CoA kinase family protein yields the protein MLTLPDDVRGSFKDPFGPVYTDAAALLADAGRPVIAVGDVVTYHLRRAGHAPSVALVDGKTKREAVDAEIREALSDPDHRRDVENPPGTLSESLLSTLAEAVAADDPITIVVDGEEDLAALPAVLVAPVGATVVYGQPDEGMVRVDVTDDAKAEMRSLIERMNGDVAGALAALGVEPAGDSR from the coding sequence ATGCTCACGCTGCCAGACGACGTCAGAGGCTCGTTCAAGGACCCCTTCGGCCCCGTCTACACCGACGCAGCGGCGCTGCTCGCCGACGCCGGCCGCCCCGTGATCGCCGTCGGCGACGTCGTCACCTATCACCTGCGGCGGGCGGGTCACGCGCCGTCGGTCGCGCTCGTCGACGGGAAGACGAAACGCGAGGCGGTCGACGCCGAGATCCGCGAGGCGCTCTCGGACCCCGATCACAGGCGCGACGTCGAGAACCCGCCGGGTACGCTGTCGGAATCGCTGCTTTCCACGCTCGCCGAGGCCGTCGCGGCCGACGACCCGATCACGATCGTCGTCGACGGCGAGGAGGACCTCGCCGCGCTGCCGGCGGTGCTCGTCGCACCGGTGGGCGCGACAGTCGTCTACGGCCAACCCGACGAGGGGATGGTCCGCGTCGACGTCACCGACGACGCGAAGGCGGAGATGCGGTCGCTGATCGAGCGGATGAACGGTGACGTCGCCGGCGCGCTGGCGGCCCTCGGCGTCGAACCGGCGGGCGACTCCCGTTGA
- a CDS encoding 30S ribosomal protein S24e yields MEIDIISEDENPMLHRTDVRFEIVHDDATPSRLSVRDSLAAKLNKDSAEVVVHELDTKFGMRKTVGYAKVYESPDFARDIEQDYMLDRNKIEAEEGAEAEAEEA; encoded by the coding sequence ATGGAAATCGACATTATCTCCGAGGACGAGAATCCGATGTTACATCGGACCGACGTCCGGTTCGAGATCGTTCACGACGACGCGACGCCCTCGCGGCTCTCCGTCCGCGACAGCCTCGCCGCGAAGCTGAACAAGGACTCGGCGGAAGTCGTCGTCCACGAACTCGACACGAAGTTCGGGATGCGAAAGACCGTCGGCTACGCGAAGGTCTACGAGTCGCCCGACTTCGCCCGCGACATCGAGCAGGACTACATGCTCGATCGGAACAAGATCGAGGCCGAAGAAGGGGCCGAGGCGGAAGCCGAAGAGGCCTGA
- a CDS encoding bifunctional N(6)-L-threonylcarbamoyladenine synthase/serine/threonine protein kinase encodes MRIVGIEGTAWAASAALYDAETDDVVIESDPYEPDSGGIHPREAAEHMGSAIPEVVSTILDHAASTASEDGDGLDVDAVAFSRGPGLGPCLRIVGTAARALAQTLSVPLVGVNHMVAHLEIGRHRSGFESPVCLNASGANAHLLGYHDGRYRILGETMDTGVGNAIDKFTRHLGWSHPGGPKVERRAKDGEYHDLPYVVKGMDFSFSGIMSAAKDAVDDGVPVEDVCAGLQETIFAMLTEVAERALSLTGTDELVLGGGVGQNERLREMLASMCEQRGADFYAPEPRFLRDNAGMIAVLGAKMYAAGDTVEIPDSSVDPNFRPDEVAVTWRGGDESVVRDPTASGTIRGAEATVTIESDRVIKRRVPKAYRHPALDDRLRAERTRAEARLTSAARRVGVPTPVVYDVDPAEGTLLFQRVGDDDLAAALSEERCRAVGRHLAAVHDAGFVHGDPTTRNVRVDGERTYLIDFGLGYHTGHVEDHAMDLHVFKQSVAGTAADAEPLLDAVESGYAAVGDGAVLNRLREIEGRGRYQ; translated from the coding sequence ATGCGAATCGTCGGAATCGAAGGGACCGCCTGGGCCGCCAGCGCCGCGCTCTACGACGCCGAAACCGACGACGTCGTCATCGAATCCGATCCCTACGAACCCGACAGCGGCGGCATTCACCCGCGCGAGGCGGCCGAACACATGGGATCGGCGATCCCCGAGGTCGTCTCGACGATCCTCGATCACGCGGCATCGACCGCCAGTGAAGACGGGGACGGGCTCGACGTCGACGCCGTCGCGTTCTCCCGCGGGCCCGGACTCGGTCCGTGTCTCCGCATCGTCGGCACCGCGGCGCGGGCGCTGGCGCAGACGCTGTCGGTGCCGCTCGTCGGCGTCAATCACATGGTGGCCCACCTCGAGATCGGTCGCCACCGGTCGGGCTTCGAGTCGCCGGTTTGTCTGAACGCCTCGGGCGCGAACGCGCACCTCCTGGGCTACCACGACGGGCGGTACCGGATCCTCGGCGAGACGATGGACACCGGCGTCGGAAACGCGATAGACAAGTTCACGCGGCACCTCGGCTGGTCCCATCCGGGCGGCCCGAAGGTCGAGAGGCGGGCGAAAGATGGCGAGTACCACGACCTCCCCTACGTGGTGAAGGGGATGGACTTCTCCTTCTCGGGGATCATGTCCGCCGCGAAGGACGCCGTCGACGACGGCGTGCCGGTCGAAGACGTCTGCGCCGGCCTCCAAGAGACGATCTTCGCGATGTTGACCGAAGTCGCAGAGCGGGCGCTGTCGCTGACGGGGACCGACGAACTCGTCCTCGGCGGCGGCGTCGGGCAGAACGAGCGCCTGCGTGAGATGCTCGCCTCGATGTGCGAGCAGCGCGGCGCGGACTTCTACGCGCCCGAGCCGCGGTTCCTCCGCGACAACGCCGGGATGATCGCGGTGCTGGGCGCGAAGATGTACGCCGCCGGCGACACGGTCGAGATCCCGGACTCCTCGGTCGACCCGAACTTCCGGCCCGACGAGGTCGCAGTGACCTGGCGCGGCGGCGACGAGTCGGTCGTTCGCGATCCGACCGCGTCGGGGACGATCCGCGGGGCGGAGGCGACCGTGACGATCGAGAGCGACCGCGTGATCAAGCGACGCGTCCCGAAGGCGTACCGCCACCCGGCGCTCGACGACCGCCTCCGCGCCGAGCGCACGCGGGCGGAGGCGCGGCTCACGAGCGCCGCGCGCCGCGTCGGCGTCCCGACGCCCGTCGTCTACGACGTCGATCCCGCGGAGGGGACGCTGCTCTTCCAGCGCGTCGGCGACGACGACCTCGCCGCGGCGCTCTCGGAGGAGCGGTGCCGGGCAGTCGGGCGGCACCTCGCGGCCGTCCACGACGCCGGCTTCGTCCACGGGGATCCCACGACCCGGAACGTCCGCGTCGACGGCGAGCGGACGTACCTCATCGACTTCGGCCTCGGCTACCACACCGGCCACGTCGAGGACCACGCGATGGACCTCCACGTGTTCAAACAGAGCGTCGCCGGGACCGCCGCCGACGCGGAGCCGTTGCTCGACGCCGTCGAATCGGGGTACGCCGCCGTCGGCGACGGCGCCGTTCTGAACCGACTCCGGGAGATCGAGGGACGCGGCCGGTACCAGTGA
- a CDS encoding DUF5808 domain-containing protein, producing the protein MVDKPKQGEVLGIPYNFERPSFGRMLASYWKPGEGMLVKKPFGIGYTLNLANWRSWVALLVVGGLLWQEQKSRSGDDDLDADEDDDGPVEVIVD; encoded by the coding sequence ATGGTAGACAAACCGAAGCAGGGAGAGGTTCTCGGGATCCCGTACAACTTCGAGCGCCCCTCGTTCGGCCGGATGCTCGCGTCGTACTGGAAGCCCGGCGAGGGGATGCTCGTGAAGAAGCCCTTCGGCATCGGCTACACGCTCAACCTCGCGAACTGGCGCTCGTGGGTCGCGCTGCTCGTGGTGGGCGGCCTCCTCTGGCAGGAGCAGAAGTCCCGGAGCGGCGACGACGACCTCGACGCCGACGAGGACGACGACGGTCCGGTCGAAGTCATCGTCGATTGA